The following are encoded together in the Culex pipiens pallens isolate TS chromosome 1, TS_CPP_V2, whole genome shotgun sequence genome:
- the LOC120427029 gene encoding uncharacterized protein LOC120427029 → MVLKLIIFIFLAVLAFVNADPAPPTPPPINDLIVQYAQRLQQQLNDIVNMSSAPAQVKEAIRQKYSGQLTDCQTAAQETDIMGFVRCTTRVIEEANVALWSY, encoded by the exons ATGGTGCTCaaattgatcatttttatttttctggcaGTCCTGGCATTCGTCAAT GCTGACCCAGCTCCACCTACACCGCCCCCCATAAATGATCTGATCGTTCAGTACGCGCAAAGGCTTCAGCAACAGTTGAACGACATAGTGAACATGTCGTCCGCCCCCGCACAGGTAAAGGAAGCGATTCGGCAGAAGTATTCCGGCCAACTGACGGATTGTCAGACAGCTGCCCAAGAAACGGACATTATGGGCTTTGTCCGTTGTACAACCCGTGTCATCGAAGAGGCTAACGTTGCTCTTTGGAGctattga
- the LOC120427028 gene encoding uncharacterized protein LOC120427028, with product MSLKLFALVVLAALAFAKAQSPVDPAAAPPTFEDLVAQQAAKVQHVVQLLVEKSVAPPEQSAAVQAAASEQVAACVAAAEANRNLGAYYACTGRVIKQASDALSAAASSGAGASGV from the exons ATGTCGCTGAAATTGTTCGCTCTCGTCGTGCTGGCAGCACTGGCATTCGCCAAG GCTCAATCCCCCGTCGATCCTGCCGCAGCGCCGCCAACCTTTGAAGATCTGGTGGCTCAACAGGCCGCCAAGGTGCAGCACGTGGTCCAGCTGCTGGTGGAGAAATCCGTCGCGCCTCCGGAGCAGAGCGCAGCGGTCCAGGCGGCGGCGTCCGAACAGGTGGCGGCCTGTGTGGCGGCAGCCGAAGCGAACCGCAACCTTGGAGCCTACTACGCCTGTACGGGACGGGTCATCAAGCAGGCCAGCGATGCGCTGAGTGCGGCGGCTTCCTCCGGGGCTGGTGCCAGTGGGGTGTAA